A genomic region of Haliaeetus albicilla chromosome 8, bHalAlb1.1, whole genome shotgun sequence contains the following coding sequences:
- the LOC138686632 gene encoding interleukin-12 receptor subunit beta-1-like has protein sequence ASPVPAPGALEAPVCYRLAVHSRDPARGWSTFVLEHRYAGNTSLALPIRINTSTGDATAVILWWTPSPRAACPGALAKYLICHAAEGDNVTYGEANTTASHYTLQNLRPGTAYRVGVWEVTAESGGTCRPWWHFQTKALGPQGAAWRSNLKYLGISLTLPAVATIYQLSKKRARRLLFPPLPKPVGSKAIQFSTSEMSQGQPRPTFLEPSERFSPAELLLLEPNPGKKTTDTGTWPGTPQPGPVADKLAVLCPLGCEKELPFTYRRQEVLSPEGFLPPGSTSCTGYPPGEEEDEEEEEEDGRRGLRQPPVPIALLISDKPIIIRDEEGWDPSLEKLVL, from the exons GCTTCCCCGGTTCCTGCCCCAGGAGCACTGGAAGCACCGGTGTGTTACCGCCTCGCCGTGCACAGCCGGGACCCGGCACGGGGCTGGTCCACCTTCGTCCTGGAGCACCGCTATGCCGGCAACA CCTCATTGGCCTTGCCCATCCGCATCAACACCAGCACCGGGGATGCCACCGCCGTCATCCTCTGGTGGACCCCGTCCCCCCGTGCCGCCTGTCCCGGGGCGCTGGCCAAGTATCTCATCTGCCACGCGGCCGAGGGGGACAACGTGACCT ACGGCGAAGCGAACACCACGGCATCGCACTACACCCTCCAAAACCTACGGCCCGGCACAGCCTACAGGGTGGGCGTTTGGGAGGTGACGGCAGAGAGCGGGGGGACCTGCCGTCCTTGGTGGCACTTCCAGACCAAGGCACTGG GTCCTCAAGGAGCAGCATGGAGATCCAACCTGAAGTACCTGGGCATCTCGCTCACTCTCCCCGCCGTGGCCACCATCTACCAGCTGAGCAAAAAGAG ggctcGCCGCCTCCTCTTCCCACCCCTGCCCAAACCCGTGGGCAGCAAAGCCATCCAGTTCTCCACCAGCGAAATGAGCCAG GGCCAGCCCCGGCCAACCTTCCTGGAGCCCTCGGAGAGATTCAGcccggctgagctgctgctaCTGGAGCCAAATCCCGGCAAGAAGACCACCGACACCGGCACATGGCCCGGCACGCCGCAGCCCGGCCCCGTGGCCGACAAACTGGCAGTGTTGTGCCCGCTGGGCTGCGAGAAGGAGCTGCCATTTACCTACCGCAGGCAGGAGGTGCTGAGCCCGGAGGGATTTCTGCCGCCTGGCAGCACCAGCTGCACCGGCTACCCACCgggcgaggaggaggatgaagaggaggaggaagaggatggaaGGCGGGGGCTGCGCCAACCGCCGGTCCCCATCGCCCTGCTCATCTCCGACAAACCCATCATCATCAGGGACGAGGAAGGATGGGACCCAtcgctggagaagttggtgcTGTAG
- the IL12RB1 gene encoding interleukin-12 receptor subunit beta-1, translating into MDEIWMLVPSETPRSQGSPPPLSITARGVPGPNPWYPGQGDRPGHHVPCTPFGSPSPWDVWGTQGSVSCPSSILVLLAGCLCPRFSPQVTCETVTDEDDSVTCTLGQDGAFKVQLRHKLPHWSSYWSNWSSSIFVPEEILASPVLSYQLGKLGRDGQRVLSLGWQRAPKEQGNVTYTLRAFMPACHCAEPAKNDTVVLGTEVTAHNFTLSGAEYEILLTAANAAGPGPARQLRVPAEQRADLGFKDVSVAGSTVSVRWEVQSPDFVYCFEQQPLPGTPKQGVCIQRDFPAKSIHTERGKGAP; encoded by the exons ATGGATGAAATCTGGATGCTTGTCCCCAGCGAAACCCCCCGCAGCCAGggatcccccccacccctctcgATTACTGCCAGGGGTGTCCCAGGGCCAAATCCGTGGTACCCTGGCCAAGGGGACCGTCCTGGCCACCATGTCCCCTGCACCCCATTTGGCTCTCCCAGCCCCTGGGATGTTTGGGGGACACAGGGCAGCGTCTCATGTCCCAGTAGCATACTGGTTTTACTGGCTGGGTGCCTCTGTCCCCGGTTCTCTCCGCAGGTGACATGCGAGACGGTGACGGATGAGGATGACTCAG TGACCTGCACCCTCGGGCAGGATGGCGCCTTCAAGGTCCAGCTCCGGCACAAGCTCCCCCACTGGAGCAGCTACTGGAGCAACTGGAGCAGCTCCATCTTCGTTCCCgagg AAATCCTGGCGAGTCCAGTACTGAGCTACCAGCTGGGAAAACTGGGGAGAGACGGGCAGAGGGTGCTGAGCCTGGGCTGGCAG cgAGCCCCCAAGGAGCAAGGGAATGTCACCTACACCCTGCGCGCCTTCATGCCGGCGTGCCACTGCGCCGAGCCGGCCAAGAATGACACCGTGGTGCTGGGGACGGAGGTGACAGCGCACAACTTCACCCTCTCCGGGGCCGAGTATGAAATCCTACTGACGGCGGCCAACGCTGCCGGGCCAGGGCCAGCGCGGCAGCTCCGTGTGCCGGCAGAGCAGCGTGCAG ATCTCGGCTTCAAGGACGTCAGCGTGGCCGGCAGCACCGTGTCGGTGCGGTGGGAAGTACAAAGCCCCGACTTTGTCTACTGCTTCGAGCAGCAGCCGCTGCCAGGAACCCCGAAACAGGGTGTTTGCATCCAACGGGATTTCCCTGCCAAGAGCATCCACACGGAGAGAGGCAAGGGAGCGCCCTGA